The following nucleotide sequence is from Dromaius novaehollandiae isolate bDroNov1 chromosome Z, bDroNov1.hap1, whole genome shotgun sequence.
ATGCTGGCACAAAGCATGGTGTGTGTCATCCATGGGACAGGGGAACCAACCCTGGGAGATGCTTTCGGGTGACCTGCTGAAGGGGAGGGAAGGTGCAGCTTGGGCAGCGTCGCGGGACAGCAGCTACATGGTTTTGGGAGCAAGCCACACAGGAGAAGGGAAGCTGTGCTCTGGGGAGGCTGATTTTTCAAGCATCactcaaggaggaggaggaggagggaagaaaagggggggaaaaaggaaaacccTGGTGTGCTTGAGATGAAGCTGAGATAAGTGAGGCCATGTTGTGCACAGGCGAGAAGCTATGAGCCTCTGAGTGCAGGAGTTGTCTGAGCTAAAATGGCTGCTCCCAAAGCTCAGAGGACTAGGGCAGCTTAGTGAGTCTTAAAGCTTCAGTGACGCAGGGGCTCATATCTCTTGAAAGTGTGATAAACACattcagcagagctgtggcttgTTTGGCTGAGATGAAAGGACTAAGCTTGGGGGATGGGTAGTGAAAACTGGATGATCTGCTTTTCTGTGAAGTGCTCTAAATGCAGGAGTCGTCTGCTCCAtggaaaaatttgttttcaggTCTAATGGACTGTGCTAAAGGAGACGTGGGGTGGGGCTTCACTCACTGCTGTAATTTGATCCAGAGCAGATAGCAACCTCTTCCACACAATTTGGTCTGGTGCTTGCACATAAAAGCTTGAGTATCTCGATTATTGTAACTTTGTTAGCTGAAAAGAAGCTGGTGCAGCGTTCATTTTCTTTATTGGtggtgggagggagggggagagagaaaggacacATTGCAGCCGGCAAAGTAATATAGGTAAATACATGGAGTGCCTGTGTGCTCAGACGCTCCAGAATTTGACTTGCTAGAAGTTTATTTTAGCAGGCTATCAGAAGAAGCATTCTCTCATATAAAATCCTGATGCTGTgtcctcctttctttctgtgctCTGATGTTTTGGTGTTTTCTCCTTGGTGCTGAGGTAGCTTCACAGTCTACAATAAATGCATGGGATTTTCAACATTTTGGGCTGCCCTTGCATCTTGAACTCTGGAATGGCTAGCTTATCTGGCCAGTGCAGCATAGGAAACTTAAAGAAGTAATTCATTTATTAACGTAGGAAGTTGCTCTTGTGCCCAAGTTCTCTTCAAGGTAGGAGGATCTCACCCTTTTGTCTTGCTTGTGTTTTGTGTGTACTGTCCTTCATGGCAGGACATAAACTTTGAGTCCTGTGACAAATACCCTCACAACTCTGTGATGCACGATTACTTGGTCACATACTGAACCACCATACTTGATCTTACCACAGCTTATGTTGCTTGGTACTTCAAAATATGCAGGGCTTTTGGATGAATCAGGGAAGTCATGATGTTTTTGAGGGAAGTCTTTGTTATTCATGTTTCCATTGTACTTAACACAATATTCCTATTCCCATTGCTGTCCATCTGTTCCTTCAGACATTGTCTTTCCCCATGCTCCTAGCCCACCAAGGATATATCCCCCAAAACACACTAAAAGAAACCGCTGTAGGAATTTCAATGAAGAATGGTGAAGCTTGGAGGAAGTAAGGCAGAGTGAACCATTCTACATTGCATACCTGTAGCTAGATCTCATCTTGCAGTAATGTCTAGGTTTTCCACCAAAATCAGGAATGATAAGATGTTGAGAAGAAATGCAGGTGTTTCTCTGTTGAGGTTTTTAACCTCTGGTAGTGAAGCAGACAGAACCTTGCAACTTCTAGGAAAGTTAGAGTGGGCCTCAAAGAGGCAGAAACCACTCTTCTGTGTAAATTTCAGTGCATGACTGTTCGGGAGTAATGTGCTGTTTCTCTAGCATACCCTTTCTGGTCTTTGGACGAGGCAGACTTCTGAACAACAGCCCTGTCCTGTGTAATGGGAGAGCCAAGAGGACAAAGTCCATTGAATCAATAGTCATTTGTCAGAAGGTTGACTGTTTGTAGTGTTGAGTCAGCAACTTGTGAGCTACCTAGATAGGACTTTCGGGTGAATCTGAATTGATGCTTCTTAAGATACATGGCAAAGGTTGAGTTTTACGCTGCAGTAATTATGGAATTTCTATAAACGACTAAGTCATCATAAGCTTGGTATTACATATTTTCGAAATTCATTAGGATGGCATTGATGTAAAACCTGTCTGTTTCTTCTctacttctcctttctttcttgcaGGATTTTCTAATGTAAAAGGTCACCCCTGAACCATGGAGGTGCTGCAGTGTGATGGCTGCGATTTTCGAGCTCCGTCCTATGAAGACCTAAAAGCTCACATTCAGGATGTTCACACTGCTTTTCTGCAGCCAACAGATGTCTCTGAAGAAAGCCCTAGCCAGCCAAGGTCTGGTTCCATGAATGCTAGCAACCAGACCGAGGttgaattttcttctgtaaaggATGAATTTACAATTGCAGATGAAATAGCAGGTAAATCTCAACTCTAACCCACTATTTCATGTGTGGCTTATTTCAGtgcattttaatttgtatttttaatgggATTTTAAAAACTCCATCTTTATTGCTGTGGCAGCAAACCATATGTTGTCTAGTTTCAGCCATATTagttctgatatttttttttctgtaaatgcaaaCATGGAGGGTGGATTTGTTTCCTAGCTGCTTTTCATGTGTTCCTTCATACCGCTTTTTGGTTTTCAGATCTTCGTGGTTGTTCTTCATCACCAAGAATGACCCCAAAATTCTGAACTTTATTAGTGTACTAGCTTACCCCCAACACCCACCTAAGATTATTTTGGAAATGATCCATCCTAGGTTTTACACCATGgtcatgtatatacacatattatGCATAATGTTTGGTCTTGTGGCTGTTATTATATGATAGGTCTAATCATAAATAAGTGAGGGAATCCTGGTGTGATTATTATCCAGTCAGGATGTGGTGGTATTCTTATGCATACGggggcggggtgtgtgtgtgtgtgtgtgtggactaAAAAAcagctgattttatttatttacatactCACTTTAACTCTTATTTTAGGGCAAAATGTGGCAACTCAGATGGGGACTGGAAGTTACTATAGCCAGAGCCAGAGTTTCTACAGTCAGCATATGGCTCCAAATCCTAAACCAACCAACAAGTTTTTCCAGTGCAAGTTCTGTGTGCGTTACTTCCGTTCCAAAAACCTCCTCATAGAGCACACACGCAAGGTTCATGGAGCACAGGCTGGGGGGAGCTCAGTGGGGCCACCAACCGCTGGCTCCTTAAATTACAACATCATGATGCATGAGGGGTTTGGCAAAGTTTTCTCTTGCCAGTTCTGCACCTACAAATCACCCAGGCGTGCAAGGATTATTAAGCACCAGAAAATGTATCACAAGAACAACCTGAAAGAGAGTTCAACTCCCccgactgctgctgctgctatatCTGAATCGACGTCTGCCTCTGTGCCCGTGCAGGAGCCCTGCAAGGAGCTGCCTGCAGAGGTGGTTGAGAGGAGTATTTTGGAATCGATGGTCAAGCCCCTGACAAAGTCTAGGGGCAACTTTTGCTGTGAATGGTGCAGCTACCAGACGCCTCGAAGGGAGCGCTGGTGTGACCACATGATGAAGAAGCACCGCAGCATGGTAAAAATACTTTCAAGCCTGAGACAGCAACAAGAAGGAACTGGTGCACCTGATGTGCAGAGTAAGAGCACCCAGAATGCCTCCCCAAACTCTAATTATATCTCCATGAATACGACAGGACGTGAGATGCCGAATGCTAATGTCTCAAACTTCAGAAGCTCTATGGGCAATTCCCTTATCAGGCCAAACTCTTCTACATCCTCCAAGTTTTCTTCTGTGTCTTATCCTCAGATGAAGCCTAAGTCACCTCACAACTCAGGCATGGTTAATTTGTCCGACAGATCCCGCTATGGAATCGCTGATATGACAAATTCTTCTGCTGACCTGGAAACAAACAGTATGCTAAATGACTCCAGCTCAGATGAAGAGCTAAATGAAATGGACAGCGAGAATGGCTTGAACTCCATGGATCACCAGACCTCAGGAATGtctgcagagcagctgatggGTTCTGATGGCAACAAACTATTGGAGACGAAGGGGATTCCCTTTAGAAGGTATATGAACAGGTTCCAGTGtcctttttgccctttcctgACAATGCATCGCCGAAGCATCTCCCGTCACATTGAGAACATCCACCTCTCTGGGAAGACAGCTGTATACAAGTGTGATGAATGCCCTTTCACTTGCAAGAGTTCATTAAAGCTTGGAGCCCATAAGCAGTGCCATACAGGTGCAACACCAGACTGGGACACTGTGAACTCTCAGAGCGAAAGCATTGCCTCCTCTTTGAATGAGAGCACGGTGTCTTATGAGACTGGAAGTATAAATGGCAGGAAGTCAGCTGGGATGATGGAACCAGTGccgcagcaacagcagcaacagcagccgTCACCCCAACCTCATTCGCAGCATCCCTACAAGTGCACAATGTGCAACTATTCTACCACGACTTTGAAAGGCCTCAGAGTTCATCAGCAACACAAGCACTCATTCTGTGACAACTTGCCAAAGTATGATGGACCGCCATCCAACATGGCACAAGAGAGTGAGGCAGATGCACACACCTCCGCCAGCACGGTGAAGAAAAGCCAGACCTCGATTCTTGGTCTCTCatctaaaaataactttgttgCGAAGGCCCCTCGGAAGGTGTCAAATGACTTTCCTTTGGATCTCTCGCCTGTGAAAAAGAGAACTAGAATTGATGAAATTGCAAGCAACCTGCAGAGCAAAATCAAccaaaacaaacagcaagaaGATGCTGTGATTAATGTAGAGgatgatgaggaagaggaggaagacaaTGAGGTGGAGATAGAAGTGGAGCTGGACAGAGAAGAAGAGCAAACAGAACCGATGATAGAGGTTTCCAGTTCTTACACAACCCAGCAAATGTGGGGGAGAGAGGCTAGTGATTCCCAGAAGGAGGCAAGCTTCAGAAGCATGCAGCATGATTATAATTCCACCAATGGAGCAGAGATTGAGCTCACTTTATCTGAAGATGAGGAAGATTATTATTCTTCTGTCAGCATCAAAGACCATCAGAGCCCTAATGCTTCTGTTCTGGGGAGCCAGTCAAACATGTATGGTGCCGATCAGAACAACGAGAATGCAGAGTTTAATGACTCTGGCAGGCTTTATTATTGTAAACACTGTGATTTCAGCAACAAATCTGCCAGGAGTGTTAGCACCCACTATCAGCGGATGCACCCCTATATTAAATTCAGCTTTAGATATATCTTGGATCCAAATGATCACAGTGCAGTATACCGATGTCTTGAGTGCTATATCGACTACACAAACTTTGAAGACCTGCAGCAGCATTATGGAGAGCATCACCCTGAAGCTATGAATGTATTGAACTTTGATCACTCTGATCTTATCTACCGCTGTCGCTTCTGTTCTTATACAAGCCCGAATGTTAGAAGCCTGATGCCACATTACCAAAGAATGCATCCCACAGTGAAAATTAACAATGCAATGATATTTTCAAGCTATGTTGTTGAGCAGCAAGAAGGGCTGACCACAGAGTCTCAGACACTGAGAGAGATCTTGAATTCTGCTCCAAAAACTATGGCAACCTCCACCCCTGTGGCTCGTGGGGCTGGTATGCCAGCTGGTTTTACCAAAAGTGCCACCAAGAGTTTTAGTCCTGAATGTGAAAATCAGAAGGAGCCTTCAGTCAATACTGTGGTTGTTTATGACTGTGATGTGTGTTCATTTGCAAGTCCCAACATGCATTCAGTTCTAGTGCATTACCAGAAAAAGCACCCTGAAGAAAAAGCATCTTATTTCAGAATTCAGAAGACCATGCGTGTAGTCTCTGTTGACAGGGGCTCTGCCCTGGCTCAGATGTCTTTCGAGATGGGGACACCTGTCTCCCCAAAACTGTCTAACTTGGCTTCGCAACCtccacctccaccaccaccacccccagacCTTGCTACTGAACTCTACTATTGCAAACACTGTTCATACAGCAACCGCTCAGTTGTGGGAGTGCTTGTCCACTACCAGAAAAGGCACCCAGAAATAAAGGTCACTGCCAAATACATTAGGCAGGCACCCCCTACTGCAGCAATGATGAGGGCTGGTGAGTTGCCACCTGGTATTCAGAGGCCACCAGTGTCAATGCAGTTGAGCCGGGGTGGTTCTGAGAGCTCTATGAATCCTCCCGAAAATGAAATGTTCTTCTGCCAACACTGTGATTATGGAAACCGAACCGTGAAAGGCGTGCTCATTCATTATCAAAAGAAGCATCGTGATTTCAAAGCTAATGCAGATGTGATTAGGCAGCATACAGCCACCATTAGAAGCCTTTGTGATCGCAGCCAGAAGAAATCATCTGGCAGCATGCCTGCTCACACCTCCAGCACCGAGCGGGACAAGTCAAAGTTGAGAGCCCTCAAATGCAGGCAGTGTAGCTACACCTCTCCTTACTTCTATGCATTGAGGAAGCATATCAAGAAAGACCACCCAACTCTAAAGGCCACGGTAACATCCATTCTGAGATGGGCATTTTTGGATGGCTTAATAGATGCTGGTTATCACTGTGAATGGTGCATTTATTCACACACAGAGCCAAGTGGTTTGCTTGTGCATTACCAAAGGAGACATCCTGAGCATTATGTTGACTATACATACATGGCAACTAAACTCTGGGCAGGTCCCGatccttcccctcctgctctAGTGATGCCAACAGAGACAAAGACCTATAAATGCAGAGACTGCATTTTTGAAGCATCTTCCATTTGGGATATTACTAATCACTACCAAGCTTTTCACCCTTGGGCCATGAATGGGGATGAATCTGTGTTGTTAGATATCATTAAGGAGAAAGATGCTGCTGAGAAATCTGGCACACAGCCTGACGAAACTGGGGCCAGGATTGGTTCTGAAGACCAGATTACAACATCACAGATGGATCAGGATGCAGAGTGTGCAGAGGACCCCAGCCTTTCCCAGGAAAAAACTGTCCAGCTGGCATCTGCAAACCCTGCCATTTCCTCCACTCCGTATCAGTGTACAGTTTGTCAGTCTGAGTACAACAACTTGCATGGTCTTCTGACACATTATGGCAAAAAGCATCCTGGCATGAAAGTAAAAGCTGCAGACTTCGCTCAGGACATAGACATTAACCCAGGGGCTGTATATAAGTGCAGACATTGCCCATACATTAATACACGCATTCACGGTGTCCTTACACACTACCAGAAACGGCACCCATCAATAAAGGTCACTGCTGAAGACTTTGT
It contains:
- the ZNF462 gene encoding zinc finger protein 462 isoform X4; protein product: MEVLQCDGCDFRAPSYEDLKAHIQDVHTAFLQPTDVSEESPSQPRSGSMNASNQTEVEFSSVKDEFTIADEIAGQNVATQMGTGSYYSQSQSFYSQHMAPNPKPTNKFFQCKFCVRYFRSKNLLIEHTRKVHGAQAGGSSVGPPTAGSLNYNIMMHEGFGKVFSCQFCTYKSPRRARIIKHQKMYHKNNLKESSTPPTAAAAISESTSASVPVQEPCKELPAEVVERSILESMVKPLTKSRGNFCCEWCSYQTPRRERWCDHMMKKHRSMVKILSSLRQQQEGTGAPDVQSKSTQNASPNSNYISMNTTGREMPNANVSNFRSSMGNSLIRPNSSTSSKFSSVSYPQMKPKSPHNSGMVNLSDRSRYGIADMTNSSADLETNSMLNDSSSDEELNEMDSENGLNSMDHQTSGMSAEQLMGSDGNKLLETKGIPFRRYMNRFQCPFCPFLTMHRRSISRHIENIHLSGKTAVYKCDECPFTCKSSLKLGAHKQCHTGATPDWDTVNSQSESIASSLNESTVSYETGSINGRKSAGMMEPVPQQQQQQQPSPQPHSQHPYKCTMCNYSTTTLKGLRVHQQHKHSFCDNLPKYDGPPSNMAQESEADAHTSASTVKKSQTSILGLSSKNNFVAKAPRKVSNDFPLDLSPVKKRTRIDEIASNLQSKINQNKQQEDAVINVEDDEEEEEDNEVEIEVELDREEEQTEPMIEVSSSYTTQQMWGREASDSQKEASFRSMQHDYNSTNGAEIELTLSEDEEDYYSSVSIKDHQSPNASVLGSQSNMYGADQNNENAEFNDSGRLYYCKHCDFSNKSARSVSTHYQRMHPYIKFSFRYILDPNDHSAVYRCLECYIDYTNFEDLQQHYGEHHPEAMNVLNFDHSDLIYRCRFCSYTSPNVRSLMPHYQRMHPTVKINNAMIFSSYVVEQQEGLTTESQTLREILNSAPKTMATSTPVARGAGMPAGFTKSATKSFSPECENQKEPSVNTVVVYDCDVCSFASPNMHSVLVHYQKKHPEEKASYFRIQKTMRVVSVDRGSALAQMSFEMGTPVSPKLSNLASQPPPPPPPPPDLATELYYCKHCSYSNRSVVGVLVHYQKRHPEIKVTAKYIRQAPPTAAMMRAGELPPGIQRPPVSMQLSRGGSESSMNPPENEMFFCQHCDYGNRTVKGVLIHYQKKHRDFKANADVIRQHTATIRSLCDRSQKKSSGSMPAHTSSTERDKSKLRALKCRQCSYTSPYFYALRKHIKKDHPTLKATVTSILRWAFLDGLIDAGYHCEWCIYSHTEPSGLLVHYQRRHPEHYVDYTYMATKLWAGPDPSPPALVMPTETKTYKCRDCIFEASSIWDITNHYQAFHPWAMNGDESVLLDIIKEKDAAEKSGTQPDETGARIGSEDQITTSQMDQDAECAEDPSLSQEKTVQLASANPAISSTPYQCTVCQSEYNNLHGLLTHYGKKHPGMKVKAADFAQDIDINPGAVYKCRHCPYINTRIHGVLTHYQKRHPSIKVTAEDFVHDVEQSNDITQNDVEETSRIFKQGYGAYRCKLCPYTHGTLEKLKIHYEKYHNQPEFDVFAQSPPKVSTSVEPDIVTEIKASPEITAEDVGEISVSAPHFSSSHLVSHTVFRCQLCKYFCSTRKGIARHYRIKHNNVRAQPEGKNNLFKCALCSYTNPIRKGLAAHYQKRHDIDAYYTHCLAASRTVSDKPNKVIIPSPPKDDTPQLSEELRRAVEKKKCSLCSFQSFSKKGIVSHYMKRHPGVFPKKQHASKLGGYFTAVYADEHEKPTPAEERNDFEKPEVESEAQEIEWLPFRCIKCFKLSFSTAELLCMHYTDHHSKDLKRDFTILGSGTRSQNAVFQCKHCDTKLHSTAELTSHLSSHNEEFQKRAKRQERRKQLLSKQKYADGAFADFKQERAFGHLEDVSKLKERKVVGYKCKFCVEVHPTLRAICNHLRKHVQYGNVSSVSATVKQEAEDSSNTTLMEGCEGAKDPGIVEFTEAESGASLEDETRPGGYHCSQCDRVLMSMQGLRSHERSHLALAMFTREDKYSCQYCSFVSAFRHNLDRHMQTHHGHHKPFRCKLCPFKSSYNSRLKTHILKAHADSSYSEPPDVQQQLNHYQSAALARNNNNISPIPLSGSAAGVEKTEAILNCEFCEFSSGYIQSIRRHYRDKHGGKKLFKCKDCSFYTGFKSAFTMHVEAGHSAVPEEGPKDLRCPLCLYHTKYKRNMIDHIVLHREERVVPIEVCRSKLSKYLQGIVFRCDKCTFTCSSDESLQQHIEKHNELKPYKCQLCYYETKHTEELDAHLRDEHKVSRNFELVGRVNLDQLEQMKGKTESSSSDEEEKEEELSPKTEERDPMMFPDSGALEKRFPCEFCGRSFTEGSEWERHVLRHGMALNECKRRSSEDSQPKEDAEETVSTLPVEEKEGIEKMMVDFSHSSEAAVSMVAADKPLQENSEAKNE